The following nucleotide sequence is from Halapricum desulfuricans.
CCCGCGAACCCACCGCGACACCGTCGACGGGGCGACGTCGACCGCTCTCGCTAGCTCCGCATACGAGATATCGTACGCTTCGGCGACAGTTCGGATAGACTCCACATCGCCGATGTCCGGTTCAGCCGCCAGTAGCGTTTCGGCCCGTTCGACTGCATCGCCAGACGAACAACCAAGTACCCCGGCGAGTTCCTCTCGCAAGAGCCGAATCTGGTCGTCCTCGCTCGCGGCCTGGACCGTCTCGGCAGTCTGGACTTGGCGCCACTTCACATCTCCGTAGACAAGTTCTCTGAACTGCGTCAGGTCGGTCGCTGCCACGTCCGACAGGATCTCGTCAAGTCCCCCTCGGATCACTGGCTGCAGTTCCGGATCACTACCCCAGCGTCTCGATATCTGCTGCTGGCTGTAGCTCGTGCCCGTCGACAGTTCACTCTGGGAGACGTGGTATCGCCTGCGTACCTGTTCGAGTGTTTCCCAGTCGGCATCGTCGATCCGTCCGCGGTCTCGATCCGCCTGGTGGACGCGCTCCTCGAACGTGTCGAGAACGGTTCGTGCTGCGCGGATCGAGATGTTCGCGTCCTCGTTTTCGAAGTTGCAGTACGTCACATCGTTTAGCCCGCACTCTGACTGGTAGAGCCGCAGCGACTCCCGACAGTCTTCGAGCAGGGAACCACAGTGGGGAATCACGTCGAGAATCGTCCGGTCTCCGGAGACAGCAGCCACAGCACTCGCGAGCGCTTCCTGTTTCCTGTCGAGCGTAAAGCCGACGTGACGATCGAACGCGTTGAGCGAGTCAGCGTCGGTGATCGTGAGTAAATACACGTCACGTCCGTCTGCTCGTTCCCGGGTCTGGATCTGGCTGGTAATACCGAACTCCAGTAGCAACTGTTTGGCGGCCAAGAGGAGTTCGTAGCTCGACGAGAAGATCCGAACGTTCCGGTCGTCGACACTCCCCTCGCTATCGGCGAGCGCACGCAAGAAGGCCGCCTTCGTGGCACGAGAACTTTTACTCACTGCTTCGGGGAGCCGTTTCCCGTCGTACGTTTCGAGATTCATCCCCGCGTCGAGAACGGCGTCCGCGTACGATTTACCGGGGAGTCGAACCGTCTCGACGCCGTCGTCTCGCTGTTCGCTGGGTGGCCTGACCGGTTCGGCGTCGAAGGCAGTCCTGCACACGTCTTCGAAGTCAGCGAGCAGTTCCTCCTCGGCGTTCGTAAACCGGATTCCGTAGACACCTTCCTCGCGGTCGTAGTAGACATTGCCGTCCCCGGCGAGATAGCCGAGCACAGCTCCGAGTGCTGGCGAGACGCTGTCTTCGCCGGACGTCGAATCGCCGTCGCTGGCTGTCGCCACTACACCGCCGTCGCTGGCAGCCGCTCGGAGGTCCCGGGGGACGTACACCCAGTCCCCGGCGTCGAGTTCATCCGCAGCCCGCTCGACGCGTCCATCCGCCGTCCGGGCGAAAAACGGGTGGTCGGCTGTCGTCGTGAGCCGCTCACCCGTCTGTAACGTGACGCGCGTCAGATCCTCGGGTGCGTCGTACTCGTGGACTGCCGAGACGGGTCGTGTCACCAACTGGCCGCTGTCGGTCATCGTCCAGACACGAAGGTCGACGTCTCTGATCGTTCGTCCGTTCGAGAGCGTCTCCACCTCACCATCGTCGACTGCATCGTAGGCGACGTCCCGAATTCGATGGATACCGTCTTCGAGATGGACAAGCGTGTCGCCGGTCACGCAGCGCATCTTGTCGAGTTCGTCGACTGCCGCGATCCCTTGATCGGCAAGAACGAGCGCTCCAGCCTCCAACGTCCACTGCTGGCCGTCTCCGAAGTCGTCTCTAACAGCCGCAGCGGTGTTGTGGGTTACGACGCCGTTGCCGACGAAGTTGTGTGTCTCGGGCACAGTGAGATCGAACACTTCTTTCTCGCCGGTATCGACTGCGGCGACGACCTCGTCCCAGCGGAGGTCCACGTCCACGGCTTCACGAACCAGCGGCTCGACGGATCCGAGATCGAGATCGTCCAGCATCGATCGGGCGCGGGCGCGGCCCGGGTTGTCGCCGCCTCGTACGTTCGTATGATACGCTCCGGCGGTACCGTCGGCCGCTGCGGTGAGCGCCTGTCCGATCGGGAGCATCTCGGGTTGGTGTCGTTCGTCGCCGACGATCCGTTCGAGCGCTGCCCGCTTCTCAGACGATTCGAACCCGATCGCCTCCGCAAACCGATCGATATCCGCGCCGTACATCTCTACGAAATACTGGACGTGCTTGGATTCGATCTCGTGGCCGTCTGCACGTTCGTACGTCCCGCGCCGGTCACGCTCTCGCACCTTGGCTTGCACGCCGCAGGTCTCTAGCAGCAACTGGATTTGTCGGGCGAGTTCGTCGCTGATCGTCGAGAGCAGAACGCTCGATCCGCCGTCGTCCCGGACGGACACGGACCCGTCCGCATCCATCAATCCGCGAAGGAACGCATCGGCGTGGGCGGCAGTCGTCAGCTCCGGTGCGAGCGCGAGGTTCTCCTTCGGCGACTCCATCCCGGCGTTCGAGAACAGTCGTGCGATCGTCACGCTGTTGACCCGGATGCACGGAACTCGGTCGTCCTGATACTCGATGTCCGGTCGTTTGTCGAACTTCTCGGCGAAGATGTCGGCTGCTCGTTCGAGCAACCGCTCGTCGCTATTGGAGACACGGACCAGACCACGATCGAGTGCAATATCGCCGTCTCCGAAGACGAGCCCGAGAAGATACAGCAGGTCCTCGTCGAACGTCTCCGGAAGCGTGATCGAATCGCCGTGACGGACCATCAATCGCTCGAATTCGATCCGGTCTCGAGGGGTATCGGTCGCGTCGAGCATCCGATCGAGTTTCTCGACGGGAACGTGACGGTTCTTGAGGTGGAGGTAGATGAAGTCCTCCGAGAGGTCCAGTTCGGCCGCTGCGTCCCGCAGCGTTCCGAATTCCTCGACGAGTGCGTCCCGGAGGTACGCGACGGAGTCGTCGGCGAGCTTTACTTTCTCGTTTGTGAGTTCGACAAATTCCCGAACAGAGCGCTCTTCGCGCTCAATCCCGTCGTAGCGCGGCACTGCGACGTGATCGCCTGCCTCGATGTCGGAGATCTGTGTCCACTCGATGCCGTCCTCGCCGCAGGTTAACACTGGCGTGTTGACGGACGCTTCGAGTTCCTTCCCGTGTCGGGTTTCGACCCGTCGGCACTGCTTTTCCGGCATCCGCCAGACATGTGACGAGGACTGTTCGACCATCTCGCCGCTCTCCCGGTCGAACGTCTGCACGCCGATCTGTTTTTCGACGGCTGTTTCCTCAACCACGGGATCCGGGAGTTCGGGCTCGACGATATCGCGTATCTCTCTGAACCCGTCGTCGGTCTGGACAACCGTGTCACCGGTAACACAGAGCCCGGCCGCCGATGATCCTTTCCCCGATGTATAGACGGATCTCGGGGCGATATTTTGGATATATGATAACATCTGCGATTTGCCAGTTCCGGGGTCACCGATCAAGAGCATATGCAGGTCCCCACGGATCCGAGAGCCGTCGGGGAGGTCCTTCGAGACGCCCGAGAACAGCTGGAGGATCATCGAGAGCTTCTCCTGCTCGTAGCCGTAGATCGAGGGGGCGATCGCGCCGACCATCTGCTCGTAGATGTCGGGTTCGTTCGAGAGCTCGACGATCTCCTTTTTGTCCTCGTCGGTGATGTCCATCTCCTCGAACTGCTCGTCCTCGATCTCGACGGTCATCCCGTCCATGTACGTGTCGAACATGGGGGTCTTCTCGTTGCCGCTCTCGCGCTGGTCGAGTTTGAGGACGCCGGTCACGCGGACGTGATCGCCCGCCGTGACGTTGCCGGTGATGTCGTCTTCGATGTTGACGTCGATCGACTGAGGCGTCTCGCCGCCGCGCAGTCCCTCGGGAGACTCCTGAACGCGGATCTTCTGGGCGTCGATGAACTCCGACTGGTCGAAGTTGATCCGGAACGGCCCCTGCCGTTCACAGCCCTGACACTCGTGGGGCTCCTGGAAGTCGCCCGTCGTCTGTGGAATGCGCGTCAGCGTCCCACAGCGCTGGCACTCGAAGGCCGCGTCGGTGACTTTCGGTCGGACCTCCGTGGCCTTGCGGACGATCCCCTGAACGCTGATGAGCTGTCCGCGGTGGTCGGCCCGGATGTCCCGGATGCCCGTCGCCTCGGGCAGGTTCTCGATCCGGACGTGGGCCTGCCCGAGTTTGACGTCGACAGGGAGGTCGTACAGTCGCAGCGCCTCCTCGGCGTACTCTTGGAGCTGCTCGGGCTGGTTGCGAACGTCCTCGGCCAGATCCGGGTCGAACCGGTAGAGGTCCTGCCAGTCGACGAACAGCGACTTCTGTTCGGAGGGGTACTTCTGTGCGAGTTCGCCGATCTCGTTGCGATAGTAATCCCGGTAGAACTCCTCGAAGCGATCGATGAGTTCGGTGTTGTCCGCGGTGGCCATTCAGTGAAACCAGGATTGGGCGTACTCACTCAAGAAGGTTGGCAAAGCACAGCGAAAGTGAGTGGGTGGGGTGCGGTTTTTCCCACGGGAAGACGGTCCGGCTCGCTCGTTGTACTCGCTGCGCGGGCTGCGACTTCCCTGCTCTCGCTCGCTACGCTCGCGAGAACCATGTTTTTGCGCGAGCGACCAGCGGGAGCGAGCGGAAAAAGTGGCAACTGAAGGGTGGCAAAGCACGGCGAAAGTGAGTGGGTGGGGTGCTCCGTTCAGTATTCGATCAGTCCGAGGAGTTCCTCGTAGTAGCTGCCGAAGGCGCGATCCGAGCGCGAGCGCGGTCGCTCGAGATCGACGTCGACGATTTCCTGGACACGTCCCGGCTCTCGATCCATTACGACGACTCGGTCGCCGAGTTTGATCGCCTCCTCGATGTCGTGAGTGACGAACAGCACGGTCTTGCCCGTCTCCGTCCAGACGTCGAGCAACTCTTCCTGCAGTTTCGCCTTCGTCTGTGCGTCGACTGCTCCGAACGGCTCGTCCATCAACAGCAGATCGGGGTCGGGAGCCAGCGCGCGAGCGAGCGCGACGCGCTGTTTCATTCCGCCCGAGAGGTCCTTCGGGTAGGTGCCCCCGAACCCGTCGAGTCCGACCGTCTCCAGCAGTTGTTCGACGCGCTCGCGACGCTCGGGAGCCGGCGTGCCGTCCTGCTCCAGCCCGAACCCGACGTTGCCCGAGACCGTCCGCCAGGGGAAGAGGTGGTACTCCTGGAAGACGATCCCCAGCTCCGGGCCCGGTCCGTCGATCACGTCGCCGTCCAGTCGCACCTCGCCTTCGGTGGGCGCCTGCAGCCCGGCGATGATCCGGAACAGCGTCGTCTTGCCACAGCCCGAGGGGCCGACGATCGTCACGAACTCGCCGGGATCGACCGCGAAGGACACCTCTCGCAGCGCCTCGACGGGACCGTTCGAGCCGTCGTAGACCATCGACACGTCGTCGATCGCGACGCGATCCGCAGTGATTTCTATCGCCATGCGAGGACCCTCCGCTGGAGCAGCCGGAACGCGCTGTCGACCAGCAGGAACATGGCGCTCAACACGAGGATGTACGCGATCACGCGATCGACCTGCAGCGAGTTCGCCGCGCGGAATATCTGGCGGCCGATCCCCGGTGCGCCGAAGATCTCCGCCGCGACGACGAGCATCCAGCACCGGCCGATCCCGGTCCGGATCCCGGTCGTGATCTCGGGCAACGAGGCAGGGAGAACGACCGTCCTGACCAGGCCGAGTTGCCGCTCTACCCCGAGGCTGCGCGCCACGTCCAGCAGGTCCTCGGAGACGCCTTCGACGCCGCCGTACGCGGCGTAGAAATTGATCCAGAACGCGCCGATCGCGATGATGAACGCCGCCCCGGCGTGGCCGATCCCGAACCACGCGATCGCGAAGCCGATCAGCGCCAGCGGGGGGACGGGACGGAGCACCCGGACGACCGGAGTCAGCGTCTCGTCGAGCAATCGACTCCAGCCCAGCGCGACGCCGACGGCGATCCCCAGCGTCGTCCCCACGACCGTGCCCGGCAGCCAGTGGCGGACGCTGTCCAACAGCGCCGCCTGCATCGTGCCCGACGCGAGTTCGGACTGGACGGTCACGGCGACAGCGAGCGGCGACGGGAGGACGTACGCCGGCTGGACGGCCGAGCCGGCCCACCACAGGCCGACGAACCCGGCGAGCCCGACCGCGCCCAGCACCAGTCGCCGCGGGTCGAACGCGTCCACGAGCCGCCCGAGGTCGTCGGTCCGGTCGAGTTCGTTGCTGACGTCCGTCGACACGGTTAGATCCCCTCGTAGACGCTGTAATCGAAGATCTCGTCAAGCGAGAGCGGATCGTCGAGCTTGCCGGTCCGGGCGGCGAACTCCGAGAAGATCTCCGTCCCGTTTTCGATCTCGCGGGGGTCGGTGACGAAGTTCGACAGCGGCCCCTGCAGGGCCGACAGCGCCAGATCCGAATCAAGGCCGATACCGTCCTCGACGATCTCGGCCGTCGGTTCGGGATTGTCCTGAATGTACTCCGTCGCCCGGACGTGTGCCTCGAGGAACTGTGTCGCGACCTCGCTGTCCCGGACGGCGTCGCTCATCAGCGTCACGGCCGCCGGCTGGCCGGGCATGATCTGGGCGGCCGTCCTGAAGGTCTCGTAGGGAACTGATTCCGCCTGAACGCGAGTCGGGACCGGTTCCATGATCGACGTGCCGTCGATCTCGTCGTTCGCGAGGGCCTGCCAGACGGCGTTTGCGCCGTTGATCTCGAGGATTTCGACGTCGCTCTCGGGATCGATCTCTTCCTGTTCGAGCCAGTAACGCAGCAGGATATCGGGGACGGATCCCTGCGGGAAAGTCCCGAACCGGAACGGCTCGCCGCGCTCCTCTCGCCAGACGTCGAAGGCGTCACTACCGTGTTCGTCCCACAGCGGCCCGAGCGCCTCGTGTGCGAGGACCGCCATCGGTTCCTTGACGTTCGTCGCCGCCACCTTCGCCGGGAGCCCCCGATCGACGAGGATCATCGCCGGGACCACACCGAACATCGCAATGTCGATCTCCCCGCCGCCGTAGGCCTTGACGATAGACGGCCCGTCGGTGAACTCCTTGCCGACGACCTCGCGGTCGATCTCGTCGAGGTATCCCCGTTCGTCCATCACGAAGTACTGCAGGTCGGGGAAGATCGGCATGTACGCGACCGTCAGTTCGCCAGCGCCGCCGCCCAGAACGGAACAGCCGGCGAGGCCAGTCGTCGCTGCCGCCGTGCCTGCGAGATACGTCCGTCTCGAAATCCGCGTCTCTCGGTTTGCCATTACCGGATACGACGGGCCGGGGTCGTTTATGGAGACAGTTGCTGGCAACGGCTGCACCGTCTCTGTACGCCGATTTCGGCCGACAGAGACCCGAGACAGGAGAGGTAAGGGCGCTCCCAGCCGAACCGCCATTTCGGTGACGTCCCCGTCATCGGATCGTCTTGCTGGTAGCGGTGACGGGGCAGAGAGGCCGTCGTCGGCGACGACTCGAAAGCGAATTACGTTTCGGACGGCGATACGGGATCGATGACCGTCCTGGAGATCGCACGCGACGCGCTGGCGACTGGCCCCGTCTGTGACGCCTGTCTGGGTCGGCTGGTCGCCGACCGGAGTTTCGGGCTTACCAACGCCGAACGAGGGCGCGCGCTGCGCACGACCGTCGCGCTCGAAGACGACGAGCCCTATGAGGAGCCCGGGGACTGCTGGGTCTGTGAGGGCGAGTCGGACCGGATCGAGACGTGGGCTGACCGCGCCGTGCGGGCCGTCGCTGACTACGCGTTCGACACCTATCAGGTCGGGACGCGTGTCCCGCCGATGCTCGAGGAGAACGACGCCCTCCTCCGGGACGACGTGGGTCTGTCCGAGGACGCCGGCGAGCCGCTGAAGGCCGAACTCAACCGGGAAGTCGGCAAGCGCTTCGGGCGGGAGGTCGACGCCGAGGTCGACTTCGAGCGACCGGACGTCCAGCTGTTGCTCGATCTCGGCACCGACGAGGTCGAGCTGCAGGTCAACTCCGCTTTCGTCTACGGTCGCTACAGGAAACTCGAACGAGACATCCCTCAGACGAAGTGGCCCTGCAACGAGTGTGGCGGGACCGGTCTGAAGCGCGGCGCGGAGTGTCCGGGCTGTGACGGGACCGGCTTCAGGTACGACGAGAGCGTCGAGCAGCTGACCGCGCCGCCGGTCGTCGAGGCCTACGAGGGCGAGTCGGCGACCTTCCACGGGGCGGGTCGCGAGGACGTCGACGCGCTCATGCTGGGAACTGGCCGCCCGTTCGTCATCGAGATTGAGGACCCCCACACGCGTGACATCGACCCCGAAGCGCTCGAAGCGGCGATCAACGACTACGCCGAGGGCAAAGTCGAAGTGACCGATCTGGCGGTCCCGACCTACGAGATGGTCGAGCGCGTCAAGGAACACGAGGCGTCCAAGACTTACCGGATGGCCGTCGAGTTCGACGAGCCCGTGGCCGACGCGGACCTGCAGGCGGCCCTGGATGATCTCCGCGGTGCGACGATCACCCAGCGGACGCCCCAGCGGGTCGATCACCGCCGGGCCGACATCGACCGGACGCGGGAGGTCTACGACGTCGAGGGCGACCTCGAGGACGAGACCCACGCGACGATCGATCTCGACGGCGAGGGGGGCCTCTACGTGAAGGAACTCGTCTCCGGCGACGGCGGCCGGACCGAACCCAGCCTGTCGGGCCTGCTCGGCGTCGGGGCGGTCGTGACTGCACTGGACGTGCTCGCGGTCGAAGGCGAAACCGAGCCGTTTCTCACCGAGGAGTACCTCGCGGAGTGAACAACTCACCGCTGAAGCGCTGTCCTCTGTGAGGAACAGGTCAAGAGACAGCGAGACAACATCGCGGTGCTGGACCAGATGGTCCGACACGACATCCGAAATCACCTCCAGAGTGTACTCGGTGGGACCGACCTTCTGGCGAGGCAGGCGGAACTGACGGCCGACGAAACACGATATCTGGAGCTGGTGACGGAAAACACTGATCACGCGGTCGACCTGACGATGTCGAAGACAACGACCCACGGGGCTCGGTATTCACCGTGTCGCTCCCACGTGCGGGTCCGTCCTAAGACGCCGTCCACCGTCAAAAATGACGGCCTCGGTACTCACAGGGATCGTCATCACCGGGTGTCGAAGCCGGCTCGGAGTGCGCGGTCGTCCCGCGGCAGAGTCATCATCGGCCAGCGTGACGTTACACGGCGGAGAAAATGAGCCCACCGCTCTCGACGCGCGCTCACAGCGCGTGAAACGGGATCGGATGACGGACCTCGCCGCTGACGCCCTCGAGCGCCCCCGGCCGACACGGCCAGACCTGAAAGGCTCCCGGCGGCGGATCGAGGTCGCTCTCCAGCCCGTAGGCCGACGCGGGCTCGAAGCCGAACCGCCCGTAGAAGGCGGGGTCACCCTCCAGAACGACAGCGGCACAGCCGGCACGAACACAGCAGCGCATGGCCGTGCGCACGAGTTCCGAGCCGATCCCCTCGCCCTGACGGTCCGGGACGACGCCAACTGGCCCGAGGACGGCGATGTCCACGCCGGACACGTCCGGGAGGTCCGCGTCGGAGACGGCCACGAACCCGACGGGATCGCCGTCCGATCTGGCGAGTGCCGAACAGTCCTCACGCAACGCGTCTTCCTCGCGCAACACGTCGACGAGTTCGGCCTCGGTCTCGTCTTCGAACGCCGCGGTCAACACGGCGTGGATCGCCTCGGGGTCGGCAGTCGCCGCTGGTTCGATATCGACCACATCCGGGGTTCTATCGGCGGGTGTATTTACATGTCGGTTCGAACGCCGGAAACCGGCTGGTGGGGCGCGATCACGCCGACTCGACGACGACGACTGCCCCTTTCATCCCGTATCGTCTGTGTGGCGAACAGTAGTACGTGTACGTGCCGGGGTCTTCGAACGTGTGCTCGAACGTCAGGTTGGTCCCGAGATCCGACTCGAAGGCGCCGCCGGTGTCGATGACGTTGTGGCTGCCGCGAATCCACTCCCAGACGACCGTCGTCCCGGGCGAAATCTGGACCGCCGGTGGGCTGTAAGCGTTGTTTCCGCTATTGCCTTCAGCCCCGACGGCCACGTCCACCTCGTCGCGGTCGGTGAGATCGAGTGCCTCGCCCTCGAAATTTCCCGTCTCCGAGAGGTACGAACGCACTTCCTCGGGCACAGGAACGGTCGGGGCGTCGTAACTCGGCGTCTGTGCACCGCCGGTCGAACAGCCGGCGACCGCGGCGGTGCCGCCGACGAGCGCCAGATACGTGCGTCGCGAGAGCACCATACCTGACTGTCCGTCCGACGGAACCTGGGACTGTCGCCCCCGGCGAATATTGGTCATACCCACTCGACGCCCGTGAACTCGAACCGCGCGCCGCCGGCGGCGCTTTCGGTCACGGTGACCGCCCAGCCGTGGGCCGTCGCGACCTGCTCGACGATGCTCAGCCCGAATCCCGTCCCCGACTCGGTCGTCGAATACCCCGCCTCGAAGACCCGCTCGCGCACGTCCGGCGGGATACCGGGACCGTCGTCCGCGACGTAGAACCCGTCTTCCAGTTCGCCGATCCGGATCGTGACGCCACGGGTCGGAGAGCCCTGATCGGCCTGTGTGTCGGCACTCGATCCACGCATCAGTCCCGGGGAAGCGCCGATGTCGCTGCCGGCCGATCCGTGCTCGACGGCGTTCCTGAACAGGTTTTCGAACAGCTGACAGAGGCGGTTCCGGTCGGCACGGACGGTTCGGTCGATCGCGACCTGCAGGGTGGCAACGCTGTCGACGTTCTGCCAGCAGCCTTCGACGAGCGAGGCCAGATCGACGGGTTCGCGCTCGCTTACCTGACTGTCCTCGCGTGCCAGCGTCAGCAGGTCGTCGATCAGCGTGTCCATCCGATCGAGGGCGTCGACGATCGTTTCGTGGTGTTCGCTGTCGCAGTCCTCGCTGGCCAGTTCGAGCCGCCCGCGGGCGACGTGGAGCGGGTTCCGGAGGTCGTGGCTGACGACGTTCGCGAACTCTTCGAAGCGGTCTCGCTCGCGCTTGAGCGTTCGCTCGCGCTCTCTCTGCTCGGTGACGTCCCGATACATCCACAGGTGACCGCTTCCGTCCGGGAGTTCGAGCGGTCGATAGCTCAGGGCGAATGTCCGGTCGTCTTCGAGCGCGAACTCCACGTCGTCGACGGGATTGCGCGTCGCGATTCGGTTCTCAATCTCGGCAATGAAGGCGTCCGAGTCAGTGAACGACCCTCCCGCGTCTTCTGCCAGTCGCTCGCAGTCGGCACCGACGATGTCGCCCGGTGCCCCCCTGATGTCGAACAGCTCGAAGAGTCGTTCGTTCGCCGC
It contains:
- a CDS encoding LAGLIDADG family homing endonuclease yields the protein MATADNTELIDRFEEFYRDYYRNEIGELAQKYPSEQKSLFVDWQDLYRFDPDLAEDVRNQPEQLQEYAEEALRLYDLPVDVKLGQAHVRIENLPEATGIRDIRADHRGQLISVQGIVRKATEVRPKVTDAAFECQRCGTLTRIPQTTGDFQEPHECQGCERQGPFRINFDQSEFIDAQKIRVQESPEGLRGGETPQSIDVNIEDDITGNVTAGDHVRVTGVLKLDQRESGNEKTPMFDTYMDGMTVEIEDEQFEEMDITDEDKKEIVELSNEPDIYEQMVGAIAPSIYGYEQEKLSMILQLFSGVSKDLPDGSRIRGDLHMLLIGDPGTGKSQMLSYIQNIAPRSVYTSGKGSSAAGLCVTGDTVVQTDDGFREIRDIVEPELPDPVVEETAVEKQIGVQTFDRESGEMVEQSSSHVWRMPEKQCRRVETRHGKELEASVNTPVLTCGEDGIEWTQISDIEAGDHVAVPRYDGIEREERSVREFVELTNEKVKLADDSVAYLRDALVEEFGTLRDAAAELDLSEDFIYLHLKNRHVPVEKLDRMLDATDTPRDRIEFERLMVRHGDSITLPETFDEDLLYLLGLVFGDGDIALDRGLVRVSNSDERLLERAADIFAEKFDKRPDIEYQDDRVPCIRVNSVTIARLFSNAGMESPKENLALAPELTTAAHADAFLRGLMDADGSVSVRDDGGSSVLLSTISDELARQIQLLLETCGVQAKVRERDRRGTYERADGHEIESKHVQYFVEMYGADIDRFAEAIGFESSEKRAALERIVGDERHQPEMLPIGQALTAAADGTAGAYHTNVRGGDNPGRARARSMLDDLDLGSVEPLVREAVDVDLRWDEVVAAVDTGEKEVFDLTVPETHNFVGNGVVTHNTAAAVRDDFGDGQQWTLEAGALVLADQGIAAVDELDKMRCVTGDTLVHLEDGIHRIRDVAYDAVDDGEVETLSNGRTIRDVDLRVWTMTDSGQLVTRPVSAVHEYDAPEDLTRVTLQTGERLTTTADHPFFARTADGRVERAADELDAGDWVYVPRDLRAAASDGGVVATASDGDSTSGEDSVSPALGAVLGYLAGDGNVYYDREEGVYGIRFTNAEEELLADFEDVCRTAFDAEPVRPPSEQRDDGVETVRLPGKSYADAVLDAGMNLETYDGKRLPEAVSKSSRATKAAFLRALADSEGSVDDRNVRIFSSSYELLLAAKQLLLEFGITSQIQTRERADGRDVYLLTITDADSLNAFDRHVGFTLDRKQEALASAVAAVSGDRTILDVIPHCGSLLEDCRESLRLYQSECGLNDVTYCNFENEDANISIRAARTVLDTFEERVHQADRDRGRIDDADWETLEQVRRRYHVSQSELSTGTSYSQQQISRRWGSDPELQPVIRGGLDEILSDVAATDLTQFRELVYGDVKWRQVQTAETVQAASEDDQIRLLREELAGVLGCSSGDAVERAETLLAAEPDIGDVESIRTVAEAYDISYAELARAVDVAPSTVSRWVRGVVETDRMGDIRDVLSKKVTDIRRRASELLDEIEARRKPNVYDLTVEGTHNFVANGMVVHNSEDRSAMHQALEQQSISVSKAGINATLKSRCSLLGAANPKYGRFDQYEPIGEQIDLEPALISRFDLIFTVTDKPNEEEDRKLAQHILTTNYAGELHTHRQENATPDFSAEEVETVTEEVDPTIDPELLRKYIAYAKRNCFPTMTEEAKDEIESFYVDLRSKGQDEDAAVPVTARKIEALIRLAEASARVRLSDTVEQRDAERVIEIVRSSLQDIGVDPETGELDADVVETGTSKSQRDRIQNIKGIIADIQDEYDDGAPVEVVIERAEEVGIDESKAEHEIEKLKQQGEIYEPTNGNLRTT
- a CDS encoding ABC transporter ATP-binding protein, whose amino-acid sequence is MAIEITADRVAIDDVSMVYDGSNGPVEALREVSFAVDPGEFVTIVGPSGCGKTTLFRIIAGLQAPTEGEVRLDGDVIDGPGPELGIVFQEYHLFPWRTVSGNVGFGLEQDGTPAPERRERVEQLLETVGLDGFGGTYPKDLSGGMKQRVALARALAPDPDLLLMDEPFGAVDAQTKAKLQEELLDVWTETGKTVLFVTHDIEEAIKLGDRVVVMDREPGRVQEIVDVDLERPRSRSDRAFGSYYEELLGLIEY
- a CDS encoding ABC transporter permease, which gives rise to MSTDVSNELDRTDDLGRLVDAFDPRRLVLGAVGLAGFVGLWWAGSAVQPAYVLPSPLAVAVTVQSELASGTMQAALLDSVRHWLPGTVVGTTLGIAVGVALGWSRLLDETLTPVVRVLRPVPPLALIGFAIAWFGIGHAGAAFIIAIGAFWINFYAAYGGVEGVSEDLLDVARSLGVERQLGLVRTVVLPASLPEITTGIRTGIGRCWMLVVAAEIFGAPGIGRQIFRAANSLQVDRVIAYILVLSAMFLLVDSAFRLLQRRVLAWR
- a CDS encoding ABC transporter substrate-binding protein, yielding MANRETRISRRTYLAGTAAATTGLAGCSVLGGGAGELTVAYMPIFPDLQYFVMDERGYLDEIDREVVGKEFTDGPSIVKAYGGGEIDIAMFGVVPAMILVDRGLPAKVAATNVKEPMAVLAHEALGPLWDEHGSDAFDVWREERGEPFRFGTFPQGSVPDILLRYWLEQEEIDPESDVEILEINGANAVWQALANDEIDGTSIMEPVPTRVQAESVPYETFRTAAQIMPGQPAAVTLMSDAVRDSEVATQFLEAHVRATEYIQDNPEPTAEIVEDGIGLDSDLALSALQGPLSNFVTDPREIENGTEIFSEFAARTGKLDDPLSLDEIFDYSVYEGI
- a CDS encoding tRNA pseudouridine(54/55) synthase Pus10, with translation MTVLEIARDALATGPVCDACLGRLVADRSFGLTNAERGRALRTTVALEDDEPYEEPGDCWVCEGESDRIETWADRAVRAVADYAFDTYQVGTRVPPMLEENDALLRDDVGLSEDAGEPLKAELNREVGKRFGREVDAEVDFERPDVQLLLDLGTDEVELQVNSAFVYGRYRKLERDIPQTKWPCNECGGTGLKRGAECPGCDGTGFRYDESVEQLTAPPVVEAYEGESATFHGAGREDVDALMLGTGRPFVIEIEDPHTRDIDPEALEAAINDYAEGKVEVTDLAVPTYEMVERVKEHEASKTYRMAVEFDEPVADADLQAALDDLRGATITQRTPQRVDHRRADIDRTREVYDVEGDLEDETHATIDLDGEGGLYVKELVSGDGGRTEPSLSGLLGVGAVVTALDVLAVEGETEPFLTEEYLAE
- a CDS encoding GNAT family N-acetyltransferase, encoding MVDIEPAATADPEAIHAVLTAAFEDETEAELVDVLREEDALREDCSALARSDGDPVGFVAVSDADLPDVSGVDIAVLGPVGVVPDRQGEGIGSELVRTAMRCCVRAGCAAVVLEGDPAFYGRFGFEPASAYGLESDLDPPPGAFQVWPCRPGALEGVSGEVRHPIPFHAL
- a CDS encoding halocyanin domain-containing protein; this encodes MVLSRRTYLALVGGTAAVAGCSTGGAQTPSYDAPTVPVPEEVRSYLSETGNFEGEALDLTDRDEVDVAVGAEGNSGNNAYSPPAVQISPGTTVVWEWIRGSHNVIDTGGAFESDLGTNLTFEHTFEDPGTYTYYCSPHRRYGMKGAVVVVESA